The Struthio camelus isolate bStrCam1 chromosome 15, bStrCam1.hap1, whole genome shotgun sequence nucleotide sequence TACCTCTGAAGCTTGGCCAGCTCCTCTTGATTTTGGGCCGAGGGACGTCGAAGCGCATGTAGGTCCCGCTACCAGCCAGCTCTGCTTCATGTCCCAGGCTGCCTGTGGGGGATCCCAGCTGCCCTCGAGGCCTGTTCTCCTGCACAGAGGAAGATGAGCCCCAAGGTGTGAGCCCCGGGGCTGGTGGGCTTGAGGCAGGGGAGCATGGTGGGGACCACAGTGGAGAGCAGGAACACTGTCCCTGTGCCAGACcgtcctctgcagcagggcactTACGAATCGGATGTCCTCAGCGGTGACATCATGGTGAACCCGGTACCCTGTCCCGCAGTCCCCAGTTCCCTTGGGCTCGGGGAGGCCCTTGCGGGAGCTGGTGGTGTAGTAGCGAACAAAGTGGGTGCGCTTCACCAGAAGATGGAGGATGAAGCACGTCAGCTCCATGCCGATGGAGATGAAGAAGAAGATGACCGTGTTCTCCTTCTCGTCTGACAGCAGGAGCTTGGTGAAGATACGGCTGAGGGAGATGATGACCCCGGCGGTGCCTGGTGGGACAACCAGAGCAGGATGGTCAGGAGAGCGCCCTCCACCACCAAGGAACAGTCACCCTGGGAAAGCCCGGCTGAGCCTGGCCCTAAGCAGAGATGCGATGCTGAGCAATGCCAGCCTCTGGACGTGGAGCACCTGCCAGCAACAATTTTGGGGAGATGGACCTGGCTGCTACCCATCCCACGGCGGAGGACCTCCTGCATGGGCAGCATGAAGGCTGCACAGGTGGGGCCTCCTTTTGTCCACCTCCAGCAACTTTGCAACCCATAACCAAATCTCTTGGGGGACGCAGAGGTGCCCATAGCCCCTGCAACTCCGCTGCGAGCGCCCAGCCACCCTGAGCACACACGGGGACGCAGGCGGTACGTGGGTACTTACTCTCACCCGTCATCACCCCCTGTGTGTAGCGCTTGGGGAGCAGCCCGGTGTAGCCGTAGAAGCTGGATTGCTGCACTTCAAGACAGAGATgtgcaaagaggaggaggaagaggattaGTGCTCCAGCCAGCACCGTCCCTGCCCCAGGACCTGGAGCCCCAATGTGATTAAGCAGCGTCGGATCAAGCCAGGGCAGCTCAGAGGGCACGGAGCCACCCTGAGTGATGCCGGCAGGGAATATCACGGCGCCAGACACCCTGCAGAGCCTGGCTTGCCATGGGGAGAGTGAGGCGCGAGGGGGATCAGTCGCAAGCCCGACACTTGGTggccagaggaagaggaggagtgaaCATGCCCCACACCGCAAGAGCGAAGAGCATCACACAGCCATCGTGAAATGGCTAGAAACAGCCCCAAAAGCAGAAAAGCCCTACAAGGGTGGTCCCATCCCAAGgagcccttggctgcagctgtTTGCGCTCCTTCCTCCTGCTTCGTCTCCCCAGCAGTGATGCCAAGGGCGGGCAGTGTGCTTCATGCAGATTCAGGGGCTCGGGGACCAGGCAGTGGGATGGGCAAACAAGTGTTTATCCCAAGAGACCATGGATCTTTGGGATGGGGCTGTTTTCCCATCCTTATCAGAAGGGCTGTCCGTGTCCCCTATCTGCACCGGCAGCCGCCCTGACATACCTGTGCAGCCAAAGGCCACCACCCCCACAGCGATGAGGTTGATGGCGTATGCTTGCCGGTGGGTGAAGAGCTCCAGCCAGACATCGCAGATGCTAACGAAGAGCAGGGGCCCCAGGGCGAGGAGGTAGCCTGCAGGGGGGGACACAGAGGTGGGTAGTGGCTGGAAGCGAGGGATTGGCACTGGCCGTGGACGCGTGGGGCTGCACACTCACCTACGGCGATCCTAGTgtgcaagctcagcagctccacgAGGGCGTTGTTGAGGAGGACGGCCACCAAGGCCACCAGGATGTAGGTGAGGCTCATGTCGAAGACGATGGAGGTCCCTGTGGAGGAGGCAGGGCGCTGGGGGTGGCCGCCTGGTGGCCTGGCTCCTGCAGGAAGCATCCCCCAGCTCTTCCCACACTTAGGGACAGGGCCCGTTGTGCCCTTCTGAGCCCGCTCAGCACCATTAGCTCAGCCAAGAGCAGCCTTTCTAGTGTGGAGATGGCTCACTTACAGGAACAAATCAGCCCGAATCATGGACCCGCTCAAGCAGGCCTTCCCACATCAGCCTTTTTCCATGCCCTCTAAACCTGTCCCTGGCTCATCTCCCTGCACACCACCATGGCATGCAGGACGCAGGCCCGGGACGTGCTGAGAGCACTGCAGCCAAAGAAGACCTACCTGGATATTTATGATGCAGATAGTCCACATCAGTGATAAAGCTGTTGTATGGCAGGAGAAATCCCACCCCGGCCAGCAGCATGGCAAAGTAAATCCCGTGGTATCGGTCCTGGGGCTCGGGGTCCTCAGAAACTGTCCctgaaaggggaaggagagagaacaaTTGACGGTCGTGCTGCATGCCAAAACCCCCTGCTTGCAAATACAAGATGCTGCTTTTGCACACGGGAACCAGCCCTTGGTGGTGGTATAGCCCTGCAGCCAGCTGAGACAGGGTGGGATTGTTCAGGGTATTTTTTTCAATAACATCTCTTAGCTCAGAGGAACATCCCTTGTCCCAGGGAGCAGCATCTCTCccggggctggtgctgctggtctGGTCCCAAGGGAGCACATCTGGCTGCCCAGAGCCTGTCTCATGCCAACCTCCTCCACTGGAGGAAAGCCCTGTCAGGATCCTTTATGGCAAATGAGAGTATCATGGCTGGCTAAAATTGCCCCATGAGTAGCaagtgctttggcagcaaggAGAGCTGTGGGCACCCGGCAGCGCTTGCGCTAATAAACGGCACTAGCCTGAAGAAATTCCTTCCATAAATAAAGGCGTTTCAATGAGAGGCCCAGGAGGTAGGAGAATAGAAGGCTTTGCTGGCTGACAACTTCAAGTAAGAGCCGAATAGCCTCACGGCCAGATCATGTCCATAACAACCAAACCCAACACACAGGAGGCATCAAAGACCATGTGGAGGCAGAGACACCAGTGGCCTGGGGTGCAAAAGGGCAGCGGAGGGCCAGGGCAAGGCTCAGTGCAAATCTGCTGGCTTCCTGGGAGATGTCCCCCATGTCCAGCCTCTGCCTAGCTGGGAAAGGGCAAGACAGAGAGTGCAGGGGGCACAAGCCAAGCAGAGAGCCATGAGCGCCAGGCAGGAGGAACAAGGCAGTAAATGTGCAATTTGCTGGTAAAAGGCAGGATCTGCTGCTGCAGGATGTTGTGCAGGCTAAAATAGGCACAAATAGGTCCCAAAAAAGCATTAGGCAATTTTATGGTGTTTCAGTCCATTTGTGGCTATTAAACGCAGCCCAGGAAGTTCCCACTCTGCTGGGaagtggaaaagcagcagtgcagaTAGCTCATAGCCTGCTGTCCTCCCAAATCTGTCCCTTGGTGGCAAGTACCCTGTGGGGCAGCTCTATCCTTCCCCTGAGTTTCTCCCATCCGCAAGCCTCAGGGTGCTGGCACTGGGTGGACAGTGGGTTCCTCGCAGTGCCCGTCACCTGCATGGCTGTGTCCCCTGCTGAGCCCTTACCTGGCTCCATGAAGGTGAGGACACCCTTGGCCTGGCTCCCTTTTCCCTgtagctcttcctcctccagctggtAGCTGTCGAAGCTGAAGCTCATCACCACGTTGCCCTCTGGTGTCCCTGCCGGGCTGGTGTCCTTGAAGCGGTTGGCTCCCACCGAGCCCATGGTGGCTGACCTGTCAGGAGACCAGTGACACCAGTCAGGAGCATGGGTGGGTGAGATCTCTGGCGCGCCCTGCCTGGGACAGTCCCAGGTGTCCCCACATAGGTGGCACAGTCTCTTTGCAGCCCTCACCATAGGGTTGTTATTTAGAGGGCGGCTGCACCCCACTGAGCTGCAAGGGACGGCTGCAGCCACGGTGGCTCAGGGCCCATGCTGCACCGCTGTCCCCAGTGGGACCGATGTGCCTGCTCAGGGCACGATGCTTCTGCAGCATTCAGCCCTTCCCCCCAGGTGCTTCTTCTCCATCAACACCCCCGTGACCCCAGCAATGTCCCCATGCTGCCCGTGACCTTGGGATGCAATTGTCGACCTTCAGCTCTTCAGGCTTGGAGTAAAAGCATCTCCATGGCTTCCTTCTCCTCCGTCCCACCAATGCCTCACTCTGGGTATGAAGAAACCAGGATCTCTTTTCCTCGACATCCTCCCCTCCAGGAAGGCTGCTTTCATCGAGCACAGTGGGGACCCCAGCAggccatgcagcagcagcagcccgcgAGCCacaagagcagaggaggaggaggaacgccATTTATGAGAACGACTCAGGACAGGCGCCCCTGCTCCAAGCATCCTGCTCCAAGCAAGAGCAGAGGTTTTGGGCTGCAAGTGGAGAACTGTTGGGGTCCATGGCCAAACTAGGGCAGTGCAAATCAGCAGCAGTGGCATTAACCTGCTGAACTCCTCACCACGGGATGCTGTGAATGCCAAATGCTGGCATGACTTCCAAAAGCAATTAGATAAATTAATGGGTGAAAACCATTCACGGAGGGCGGTTGAAAGGGAAGAGCCCACTGCCTTGGGAAGTCCTTGCTCACCGCACCCTGAGCCTGTGTCATCCCATGTTAACTCTGTCTTTGTGCTCTTTTCTTGACTGACCATGGGTAGGGGCTGAACTACTGGCTTGGGCTTAAATTGGGGAGATACCCTTCTGCTCATGAGATGGGCCAGCAAATGAGCACAGCGATGCTGGCGGAGGTGGGATGGACCAAACAGGCAAACTTGCGTCTCAGTAACAGCTCCCAAAAGATCTGGCAACCTTCAGAGACCCCACCAACATCAGACTGAAATGTGGTTCCTCCTTTCAGGTCTATCCCAGCCCAAATCCCCCCCGTGGAGAGCAGCCCTGGTGTACAGGAGGGGATGCTCTGTATTACCGGCACCAGTCACTAGATGCCAGCCTGCCTCCGCCGCCAGCCAGGCCAGGGACCACCCATCTGGCTGGGAATAAAACCTCCTTcaagccagcaggtcgaggccaGCAAGGGAGGAAAAATCAATTAAAGTCATTTGTCTTGTCTCTCTGCAAGCTGTGGTGTTTGCAGGAGCAGAAAGGTTTCTTCAGAGCCTCTCTGGCTCCAAGCTGCCAGGACACGTACAAGATGAACAGACAGGAAAATTGTGGGCTGCAAACGCAGCTGCCCACAGACTTGTGTGCATGCAGCTGACCCCGGATATCACTTGAGATTTCACTTTTTacattttctcccctttctttcctcaGCCCCAGAATATATTTGCTTATTGCAGGGCCTTGCTGCACCTGCAAAGCAGTAAGCCCTGCACCCAGGGCTGTATCAGAGCCCGCGGTGCTGAAGGGCCCCAAATCAGGCCAGAAGCTGGTTCTCCCCACACAGAGACCCCCCAGAACCAAAGGCAGCATCCCTGCCCTGGAGCCAGTCGGGCGCATCCTCTGTTGGCTTCCCACAAGGACCAGGCGTTTCTCCACTGGCTCATGCCCAGCCCCGATGGAGCTGGTGCCAGAGCTGACACACGCCTGCCTCGTCCCTCCTTGGGAGAGCCACACTTTGTCAGCCCAACGTGGGCCCCCTTCCGCCCGGTACTAAGGACTGTGCACGAAAACCAGCCAACGCAAGCCTGGCCCGTACACACTTGATGCTAGAGACACCCCAGGTGGTAGGACCCGACAGGAGCCATCTCCCAGGCCGCTTGGAAAGCCTGTTGCAGGCTTTTGTAAGGAAATCCTGCTTGGAGAATAAGCCTATTACAACGGCTTCTTATTTAATGTGGCTCGAACTTCTTActgacagcagcagccaggggaGCCAGGAGCAAAGCGGGCTGCGGTGCGCGGCCACGGTGCTGGAGCCAGCCCGCCAGCGCCTGGCTGCTTCGCCTCCTGCTCCCTCGCACCGCGGCGAGCCGGCCGCCCCTTTGCGTTGGCGCCCCTGCACCCGGGGGGCGAATCGGGCCCCGGCACCTCTCTGGCCGCAGCACCCGGAGGTGAGCGGCCTCCTCGGTCGCAGCCCGGCCTGAAAGATTCGCAGCCACGACCCCAAGGGTACGgagctctgcagggcagagcagaagCAGCGGCTGCTGCCCCTCCTCGTCCCGGCTCCAggagggccctgggcagcgcagaccccctcagcccccccccccccccactgcccatCCGGGGGAGATGATAGGAGATTTCTGCCCAGCAAGAAGGTACCCGCATTTTGGCAGCGCTGCCTTCAGGGGCACCTCGCAAGCGCCGAAGccgcaattaaaaaaaaaaaaaaaagagaatcaaatAAAACCCTCTTTGTGATCGAAGGAGAAGCCACCCACGgcgggggggagggtggggggggacggtGCCTCGGGGAGCAAGCAGCCCGCACGCCTGCGGGGGGAGGGTGCTCGGCGGCGGGCTGCACGGGGACGctcgggggggggtctggggaggggggcgccgccgccgcgcggcaccCCGCCGGCGGGCTGGCACGGCCGCCCCAGCCCCTCGCTCCCGCCTCGGCGCCTCGCGCTGCCTTTGTCCGCGGCGCACAAaggcgcccgggccgggggggggccgagccCAACAGgttcgcggcggcggcggcggctcctcttacctgcggcgagcggggcggctccgctccgctgccctgcgctccgctccgctgccctgcgctccgctccgctcagccccgccgccgcccgggctccgccgccgccgccggccgccgccgccgccgcccggccatGCCGgagcctcggccccgccgccacccGCAGCCGGCGGCGCCGCGAGCGTGTgcgagagggagagcgagaggcagagggagcctcctcctcccctcctcctcctcctctgctcccctccttcctcctcccctcctcccctgctccccttctcctcctcccctgctcccctcctgcctcctcccctgctcccctcctcctcctcctcccttgctcccctcctcctcctcctcctcctcctccccttctcccctcctgcctgctcccctcttcctcctccccagctccccttctcctcctccccttctcccctcctgcctgctcccctcttcctcctcccctgctcccctcttcctcctcccctgctcacctcctgcctcctcccctgctcacctcctcctcctccctctccccgcagcccccaagcCCCGGGGCCACCGCCGGCCCCCAGCACCGCTGGGAAGTGGCTGCCAGCTGCTTAGTGTCTCCTGCTCCTTCACCAGTCGATAGCTACCGTCCATAGGTACCATCCCTAGGCACCACCCATAGGTACCTTCCTAGGTACCGAGAAAGGCTCTCAGGGGCACTCCACGAGGCCTGGAGCTCATCGCAGTGAGGTCCTGGGGAGGATGTCCGGGTAATTTCATTGACTACATTAGCTTTAGTCTGGTTATAGGAAGCTGGAGCGTTCCCCTCCCTGCAGACTGCTGCAGCACAAGAGGGGCCAACGGGGCCGGCACAAACTGTCCCAAAGAGGGACGGACGGGTGAACGGGTGCGATGCCCTCTGACTGGTGGTGTGCAGAAATCCcccagctttccagagagctcGAGCTATTTTGCTCCTTGACTTCCAGAAAACAAGGCGAAGCCCTTCCCCGCGGCCCGAGGTGCCATCCTTtgccccaggagctgctgcagctgcagctgcatcgGCACCGCAGCTCGGCGCCGGCTGGGCATCTCTTTCCTGCGTCTGCGCAGATACCTTGCGCGTTTCCCATCCATCTCCTGTTGCTCTCAGTGCCTCCTCTTGATGCAGCCCCTGCCGGGCTGCAGCCCAGTGCTGCTTTTGCAAGAGGAAGGACTGAGAAGAGACGCCACGAGAAGACCAAACCCTGGCTACACGCAGGAGCAGCGTTCGCTGTGCTTTCTGGTTACTCCAGGactttcctggggggggggggggggggcaggggggcaaaaGCCAGCAGGAAGGGGAAGAGTTACTGCTCCCTCCTTGCATGCAACTGCAAGGAGCCAGGCTATGAATTACAATCTTCTCCCAGTCAATAAATGCCACCTTGAATAAATCAGCGCGTGGCCCGGTGGGATGCGCTGCTGGCTCTCATGCCAGAGGAAATTAGAGAGACAAAACAGGCTGCATCTCCTCAGTCACCTtttgctgggagcagagctgagcaAAGGGTCTCCAGCAAATTCATTCAAGGGAAAAAGATGAGCCAGGTGGAAATTTCCATCTTTTCTCCTTGGCTGAAACAGTCAGAGTTTGGCTCAGAGCAACCTACTACCTCACTTAGCTCTTAAAGGCCAAGGGAGCTGTGAGGCCCTCATTTCGCTGCTCCCCCCTtggctgagcacaggcagggctcaATGCACTagtgaaaaggtttttcttttcttttcttttcttttcttttcttttcttttcttttcttttcttttcttttcttttcttttcttttcttttcttttcttttctttttcaggctgcAAGGGACAGATCCATTTTGGATGGATTTGTTCCACTCTAATTTGATAGCGCCTGGTTTACGCCAAGGAATTTTGCCTCTCCCCAGGCAAGAACAGTTTGGCTCTCCAAAAATCCCTTTAGCCCCTAAAACGCACCTCAGCCCCACATGCCCTCGGCGTCACCTGGGACCTGCTGGTTTCTCCCGCGCTGTGTTTGCAGGGCCGGCCCCGCGGTTTGCCACGCAgagcgctggcggcggcggaggaTTTCATAAAACAGGCGCAGCGTTCAGCCACTTCAGAAATTCCCCTTTACCACGGTGGAGGGTTTCAGGCCAGCAGCGAGGCGGGTCCTGGGATGAAGGCCACCTTTATCCTAGCGAGAGGATGCTAACAGTACCAGGAACGGATACTTTTAAATGACCTTTTCTGTTCCTATGGGGAGGGGGTGATTTTGCTGTGTTTGGGctccctctcaccctccatcCAGTTTAACAGCAGAGAAGACATCACAAAGACATGACACTCTCGCAGCGATGGCCTGGAGAGAC carries:
- the SLC29A4 gene encoding equilibrative nucleoside transporter 4 isoform X3: MGSVGANRFKDTSPAGTPEGNVVMSFSFDSYQLEEEELQGKGSQAKGVLTFMEPGTVSEDPEPQDRYHGIYFAMLLAGVGFLLPYNSFITDVDYLHHKYPGTSIVFDMSLTYILVALVAVLLNNALVELLSLHTRIAVGYLLALGPLLFVSICDVWLELFTHRQAYAINLIAVGVVAFGCTVQQSSFYGYTGLLPKRYTQGVMTGESTAGVIISLSRIFTKLLLSDEKENTVIFFFISIGMELTCFILHLLVKRTHFVRYYTTSSRKGLPEPKGTGDCGTGYRVHHDVTAEDIRFENRPRGQLGSPTGSLGHEAELAGSGTYMRFDVPRPKIKRSWPSFRDMLLHRYVVSRVIWAYMLSIAMTYFITLCLFPGLESEIHNCTLGEWLPILIMAIFNLSDFVGKILAALPYDWRGTHLLIYSCLRVVFIPLFIMCVYPNGKPAFGHPAWPCIFSLLMGITNGYFGSVPMILAAGKVSPEQRELAGNTMTVSYMTGLTLGSAVAYFAYSLTSASHSTCFHTETSNGSFTAGY
- the SLC29A4 gene encoding equilibrative nucleoside transporter 4 isoform X1, which gives rise to MAFLLLLCSCGSRAAAAAWPAGVPTVLDESSLPGGEDVEEKRSWFLHTQSEALVGRRRRKPWRCFYSKPEELKVDNCIPRSATMGSVGANRFKDTSPAGTPEGNVVMSFSFDSYQLEEEELQGKGSQAKGVLTFMEPGTVSEDPEPQDRYHGIYFAMLLAGVGFLLPYNSFITDVDYLHHKYPGTSIVFDMSLTYILVALVAVLLNNALVELLSLHTRIAVGYLLALGPLLFVSICDVWLELFTHRQAYAINLIAVGVVAFGCTVQQSSFYGYTGLLPKRYTQGVMTGESTAGVIISLSRIFTKLLLSDEKENTVIFFFISIGMELTCFILHLLVKRTHFVRYYTTSSRKGLPEPKGTGDCGTGYRVHHDVTAEDIRFENRPRGQLGSPTGSLGHEAELAGSGTYMRFDVPRPKIKRSWPSFRDMLLHRYVVSRVIWAYMLSIAMTYFITLCLFPGLESEIHNCTLGEWLPILIMAIFNLSDFVGKILAALPYDWRGTHLLIYSCLRVVFIPLFIMCVYPNGKPAFGHPAWPCIFSLLMGITNGYFGSVPMILAAGKVSPEQRELAGNTMTVSYMTGLTLGSAVAYFAYSLTSASHSTCFHTETSNGSFTAGY
- the SLC29A4 gene encoding equilibrative nucleoside transporter 4 isoform X2; the encoded protein is MAFLLLLCSCGSRAAAAAWPAGVPTVLDESSLPGGEDVEEKRSWFLHTQSEALVGRRRRKPWRCFYSKPEELKVDNCIPRSATMGSVGANRFKDTSPAGTPEGNVVMSFSFDSYQLEEEELQGKGSQAKGVLTFMEPGTVSEDPEPQDRYHGIYFAMLLAGVGFLLPYNSFITDVDYLHHKYPGTSIVFDMSLTYILVALVAVLLNNALVELLSLHTRIAVGYLLALGPLLFVSICDVWLELFTHRQAYAINLIAVGVVAFGCTVQQSSFYGYTGLLPKRYTQGVMTGESTAGVIISLSRIFTKLLLSDEKENTVIFFFISIGMELTCFILHLLVKRTHFVRYYTTSSRKGLPEPKGTGDCGTGYRVHHDVTAEDIRFENRPRGQLGSPTGSLGHEAELAGSGTYMRFDVPRPKIKRSWPSFRDMLLHRYVVSRVIWAYMLSIAMTYFITLCLFPGLESEIHNCTLGEWLPILIMAIFNLSDFVGKPLVFIKGHLWPLGHLTSVRLFIRMASVEILHQMLLSSAVPVLFGATDLDSLPPSSI